The DNA region TCCAATATACGGCCCGTACAATGATCGCAGAATTTGTTGAGGAAGAAACTCAGACGATGATGAGAAGAAGCAAAAAAGGGAGGAAACGATGAAAATTCTAAAAACAATATCGATCATGGTATTAAGTGCGGTCTTTTTAATTTCATGTAGCGATTCGCCAACGGATAGCAATAAGGGAACGACCGGTCAGATGCGGGTACAAGCCTATGACGCCCCGTTGGATATGGATGCTGAAGGTATCTATTTAGACATTGAATCAGTTGCAGTCCATAAGGCGGACGGAGACTCAGCTGAGGGGTGGATCACCGTGGCGCATCCCGATACTACGATCAACTTTCTTGACCTGGTCAACGGCGTCAGAGCTACGCTGGTCGATACGGCGCTGGAAACCGGTCACTATACCCAGATGCGGTTAATGTTATCCGGCGATAATACCATTGAAATCGGTAACGAGATGCATGCACTCACTATTCCGAGCAGTATGCAAACCGGCGTAAAGCTGAATTTAGATTTCACCATCGAGGCGAATGAGGTTGTGGAAATC from Candidatus Neomarinimicrobiota bacterium includes:
- a CDS encoding DUF4382 domain-containing protein produces the protein MKILKTISIMVLSAVFLISCSDSPTDSNKGTTGQMRVQAYDAPLDMDAEGIYLDIESVAVHKADGDSAEGWITVAHPDTTINFLDLVNGVRATLVDTALETGHYTQMRLMLSGDNTIEIGNEMHALTIPSSMQTGVKLNLDFTIEANEVVEIYLDFNAAKSVHMAPGVGYMLRPTFKAFKRDVSGTISGAVVDSADAAIQNASVYAVEGEDTTATVTDSTGAYMLTLPEGTYDLSAEAEGYSGSDTTYTGVELEAEEDLSGYDFQLME